A single region of the Lacerta agilis isolate rLacAgi1 chromosome 9, rLacAgi1.pri, whole genome shotgun sequence genome encodes:
- the NPY5R gene encoding neuropeptide Y receptor type 5 isoform X1 — translation MRNGQPGSSPAADLPARSTSRPRDFSMDRDLKDYSNRTLATENNSAPSKGSHFPTWEDYKNSVDDIQYFLIGLYTIISLAGFIGNLLILMALMKCKQKTIINFLIGNLAFSDILVVVFCSPFTLTSVLLDQWMFGEVMCHVMPFLQCVSVLLSTWMLISIAVVRYRLIRHPLSSNLTLRHGCYLIFAIWTLGLAICSPLLVFHKLEDLHLEALKSKRLCVESWPSTCYRVAFTISLLLVQYILPLVCLTVSHTRVCRSVSSRLSCRENKLEENEMVNLTLRAPKIQGPQGQLFGSERWSYTLVRQHRRRYSKKTASVVPAILRHHRGNTSGGLPETSGTERSQLSSSKFIPGIPICFEVKPESSETQDGITIARSTTRIRKRSRKVFCRLTVLILVFAVSWMPLHVFHVVTDFNGNLISNKHFKLVYCICHLLGMMSCCLNPILYGFLNNGIKADLMALIPCLQLS, via the exons ATGCGGAACGGGCAGCCTGGCTCTTCCCCAGCGGCCGATCTTCCGGCGCGGAGCACCTCGAGACCCCGG GACTTCAGTATGGATAGAGACCTCAAAGATTACAGTAACAGGACACTTGCCACAGAGAACAACTCAGCCCCTTCCAAGGGCTCCCATTTTCCTACCTGGGAAGACTATAAAAACAGCGTAGATGACATTCAGTACTTCCTGATTGGGCTTTACACTATCATCAGCCTCGCTGGCTTCATAGGAAACCTGCTGATCCTCATGGCTCTAATGAAGTGCAagcaaaaaacaataataaacttcCTCATTGGCAACTTAGCCTTTTCTGACATACTCGTGGTGGTCTTTTGCTCTCCCTTCACCTTGACCTCAGTTCTACTTGATCAGTGGATGTTTGGCGAAGTCATGTGCCATGTGATGCCTTTCCTCCAATGCGTGTCTGTCCTGCTGTCCACCTGGATGCTGATTTCCATTGCTGTGGTCAGGTACCGATTGATCCGCCACCCTCTTTCTAGTAACCTGACGCTGAGACACGGCTGCTACCTCATTTTCGCCATCTGGACTCTTGGTTTAGCCATTTGCTCCCCTCTGCTTGTTTTCCACAAGCTCGAAGATCTCCACCTGGAAGCGCTGAAAAGCAAGCGCTTGTGTGTGGAGTCTTGGCCATCTACTTGCTACAGGGTTGCATTCACTATTTCCTTATTGCTCGTGCAGTACATTTTGCCTTTGGTTTGCCTCACCGTCAGCCACACCAGAGTCTGCAGGTCCGTAAGTTCCAGATTGTCATGCAGAGAAAACAAGCTGGAAGAGAACGAGATGGTAAACTTAACCCTCCGTGCACCCAAGATCCAGGGGCCTCAGGGACAGCTCTTTGGCTCCGAGAGGTGGAGTTATACTTTGGTTAGGCAGCATCGGAGGAGGTACAGTAAAAAGACAGCTAGCGTGGTGCCAGCAATATTAAGGCACCATCGGGGCAATACTTCTGGGGGTCTCCCTGAAACATCAGGGACAGAAAGAAGTCAGCTTTCATCCAGCAAATTCATCCCAGGGATTCCCATCTGCTTTGAGGTGAAACCAGAGAGTTCTGAAACACAGGATGGGATTACAATAGCCCGATCCACCACTCGGATTAGGAAAAGGTCTCGGAAGGTTTTCTGCCGACTGACGGTGCTGATCTTGGTTTTTGCAGTCAGTTGGATGCCTCTTCACGTTTTCCACGTTGTAACAGATTTTAATGGCAATCTCATCTCAAACAAGCATTTTAAATTGGTGTACTGTATTTGTCATTTGCTGGGCATGATGTCCTGCTGTTTAAATCCCATTCTATATGGATTTCTTAATAACGGCATAAAAGCTGATTTGATGGCCCTTATTCCATGCTTACAATTATCATAA
- the NPY5R gene encoding neuropeptide Y receptor type 5 isoform X2 — translation MDRDLKDYSNRTLATENNSAPSKGSHFPTWEDYKNSVDDIQYFLIGLYTIISLAGFIGNLLILMALMKCKQKTIINFLIGNLAFSDILVVVFCSPFTLTSVLLDQWMFGEVMCHVMPFLQCVSVLLSTWMLISIAVVRYRLIRHPLSSNLTLRHGCYLIFAIWTLGLAICSPLLVFHKLEDLHLEALKSKRLCVESWPSTCYRVAFTISLLLVQYILPLVCLTVSHTRVCRSVSSRLSCRENKLEENEMVNLTLRAPKIQGPQGQLFGSERWSYTLVRQHRRRYSKKTASVVPAILRHHRGNTSGGLPETSGTERSQLSSSKFIPGIPICFEVKPESSETQDGITIARSTTRIRKRSRKVFCRLTVLILVFAVSWMPLHVFHVVTDFNGNLISNKHFKLVYCICHLLGMMSCCLNPILYGFLNNGIKADLMALIPCLQLS, via the coding sequence ATGGATAGAGACCTCAAAGATTACAGTAACAGGACACTTGCCACAGAGAACAACTCAGCCCCTTCCAAGGGCTCCCATTTTCCTACCTGGGAAGACTATAAAAACAGCGTAGATGACATTCAGTACTTCCTGATTGGGCTTTACACTATCATCAGCCTCGCTGGCTTCATAGGAAACCTGCTGATCCTCATGGCTCTAATGAAGTGCAagcaaaaaacaataataaacttcCTCATTGGCAACTTAGCCTTTTCTGACATACTCGTGGTGGTCTTTTGCTCTCCCTTCACCTTGACCTCAGTTCTACTTGATCAGTGGATGTTTGGCGAAGTCATGTGCCATGTGATGCCTTTCCTCCAATGCGTGTCTGTCCTGCTGTCCACCTGGATGCTGATTTCCATTGCTGTGGTCAGGTACCGATTGATCCGCCACCCTCTTTCTAGTAACCTGACGCTGAGACACGGCTGCTACCTCATTTTCGCCATCTGGACTCTTGGTTTAGCCATTTGCTCCCCTCTGCTTGTTTTCCACAAGCTCGAAGATCTCCACCTGGAAGCGCTGAAAAGCAAGCGCTTGTGTGTGGAGTCTTGGCCATCTACTTGCTACAGGGTTGCATTCACTATTTCCTTATTGCTCGTGCAGTACATTTTGCCTTTGGTTTGCCTCACCGTCAGCCACACCAGAGTCTGCAGGTCCGTAAGTTCCAGATTGTCATGCAGAGAAAACAAGCTGGAAGAGAACGAGATGGTAAACTTAACCCTCCGTGCACCCAAGATCCAGGGGCCTCAGGGACAGCTCTTTGGCTCCGAGAGGTGGAGTTATACTTTGGTTAGGCAGCATCGGAGGAGGTACAGTAAAAAGACAGCTAGCGTGGTGCCAGCAATATTAAGGCACCATCGGGGCAATACTTCTGGGGGTCTCCCTGAAACATCAGGGACAGAAAGAAGTCAGCTTTCATCCAGCAAATTCATCCCAGGGATTCCCATCTGCTTTGAGGTGAAACCAGAGAGTTCTGAAACACAGGATGGGATTACAATAGCCCGATCCACCACTCGGATTAGGAAAAGGTCTCGGAAGGTTTTCTGCCGACTGACGGTGCTGATCTTGGTTTTTGCAGTCAGTTGGATGCCTCTTCACGTTTTCCACGTTGTAACAGATTTTAATGGCAATCTCATCTCAAACAAGCATTTTAAATTGGTGTACTGTATTTGTCATTTGCTGGGCATGATGTCCTGCTGTTTAAATCCCATTCTATATGGATTTCTTAATAACGGCATAAAAGCTGATTTGATGGCCCTTATTCCATGCTTACAATTATCATAA